In a single window of the Streptomyces sp. NBC_00094 genome:
- a CDS encoding BTAD domain-containing putative transcriptional regulator, which translates to MQPPYRVLGPCQALRTDDGTEATLSGARLRALLTALAAAAGRPTGTGALIAQVWADDDPTAEPDRTAALQALVGRLRRALGHAAVVAAPGGGYRLAAGPDAVDLHRFERLAAEGSAALSAGQAARAAVLLDEALGLWRGPALADLPGRDTDPLVVRLEQRHTQARRDRLAAGLALGRAADVLAPLAALAAEHPLDEPVQALRIRALRAAGRPAEALAAYEGVRSGLADRLGTHPGPELRALHAELLDGPVPVPVPVPVPVPGPVSMPVSAPAPVSTSAPAPAPAPAPVPDPASGPYRASGLPARLTSFIGRDGELGALAAEWADRRLVTLTGPGGVGKTRLALEAAETYEGGPVHLAELASVREESTVAAAVLGALGARETQLWNGPAVAEAVGPKGSLDRLVEHCAGRRMLLVLDNCEHVIAAAAELAHTLLTRCPGVTVLATSREPLGVPGEVVRPLGPLPVGMALRLLGERGAAARPGFRVADDAGAAEEVCRRLDGLPLAIELAAARLRMLSVRQIADRLDDRFRLLTSGARTVLPRQQTLRAVVDWSWELLDGSERAVLRRLAVFTGGCDLSAAEAVCADGSVRDVLDVLGALVDKSLVVAGPGSEGEGMRFRLLETVAEYAGERLDEAGERVAAERRHLAYYRELARRTDPELRGPGQAEAIGRLEREHGNLRGALRAAVALGEEQEALCLVHSLSWFWQLRNHQSDARTWGAEAARLGPDPFEVPVRPAEPFDGRCVDVPPPWTGERLWEARRGGRLYALATEGGEGATVLERPETRARLTALVAAYRPGLPQTCRQPGTMWYFARLMTGELAGLDETLTLTVSACRDHATGWDLAFALLMRGKLLGHGPGDADEALALFEAAGDSWGIAESLSARGEAYERAGRLPEAAADFERATHAAARVGARSQVPVFTARLAAVRLRLCPEGDEAAERLLADAADAAGEWGAEAAGTGRLLLAQHYGHTDRVVLARAQLARLEDEFGAHTPALFWGLVGGTWAWLDCLDGAHDRALERLARAVADLETLAHLVAPYLVVAQFATAAWARGGRAAPGDAETGAGLLGAYDTHVGPRTGGGFRPFAPQTEAAIRTRAEETLRAALAPEAYTRSYEEGAGLSLEAAATLVRRPKESRDD; encoded by the coding sequence GTGCAGCCGCCCTATCGTGTCCTCGGCCCCTGTCAGGCACTCCGTACCGACGACGGTACGGAGGCCACCCTGTCCGGCGCCAGACTCCGGGCGCTGCTCACCGCACTGGCCGCGGCGGCCGGACGGCCGACGGGTACCGGCGCGCTGATCGCCCAGGTGTGGGCCGACGACGACCCCACGGCGGAGCCGGACCGGACGGCCGCGCTCCAGGCCCTCGTGGGCCGGCTGCGGAGGGCACTCGGGCACGCGGCGGTCGTCGCGGCGCCCGGCGGCGGCTACCGGCTGGCCGCCGGGCCGGACGCCGTCGACCTGCACCGCTTCGAACGGCTCGCCGCCGAGGGTTCGGCCGCCCTCTCCGCCGGGCAGGCCGCCCGGGCCGCCGTCCTCCTCGACGAGGCGCTCGGCCTGTGGCGCGGGCCGGCCCTCGCGGACCTCCCCGGCCGGGACACGGACCCCCTCGTCGTACGCCTCGAACAGCGGCACACGCAGGCGCGCCGCGACCGGCTCGCCGCCGGTCTGGCCCTGGGGCGGGCCGCGGACGTCCTCGCACCGCTCGCCGCCCTCGCCGCGGAGCATCCGCTCGACGAGCCCGTCCAGGCCCTGCGGATCCGGGCCCTGCGGGCCGCCGGACGTCCCGCGGAGGCACTGGCGGCGTACGAGGGGGTGCGATCGGGCCTCGCGGACCGGCTGGGCACGCACCCGGGCCCGGAGCTGCGGGCCCTGCACGCGGAGCTCCTCGACGGACCCGTACCCGTACCCGTACCCGTACCCGTACCCGTACCCGGACCCGTATCCATGCCTGTAAGCGCGCCCGCCCCCGTATCCACGTCCGCCCCCGCCCCCGCCCCTGCCCCCGCACCCGTACCGGATCCGGCGTCCGGGCCGTACCGGGCCTCCGGGCTGCCCGCCCGGCTGACCTCGTTCATCGGCCGGGACGGCGAACTGGGCGCGCTCGCCGCCGAGTGGGCCGACCGGCGGCTCGTCACCCTCACGGGGCCCGGGGGCGTCGGCAAGACACGGCTCGCCCTGGAGGCGGCCGAGACCTACGAGGGCGGACCGGTGCACCTCGCCGAACTCGCCTCCGTACGGGAGGAGTCCACGGTCGCCGCCGCCGTCCTGGGCGCGCTGGGGGCCCGCGAGACCCAGCTCTGGAACGGCCCGGCCGTCGCCGAGGCGGTGGGCCCGAAGGGGTCGCTCGACCGGCTGGTCGAGCACTGCGCGGGGCGGCGGATGCTGCTCGTCCTCGACAACTGCGAGCACGTGATCGCCGCCGCGGCGGAGCTCGCGCATACCCTCCTCACCCGGTGTCCCGGCGTGACCGTCCTGGCGACGAGCCGGGAGCCGTTGGGGGTGCCGGGGGAGGTGGTGCGTCCGTTGGGGCCGTTGCCGGTGGGGATGGCGTTGCGGTTGTTGGGTGAGCGGGGTGCGGCGGCGCGGCCGGGTTTTCGGGTGGCGGATGATGCGGGGGCGGCGGAGGAGGTGTGTCGTCGGCTGGACGGGTTGCCGTTGGCGATCGAGTTGGCGGCGGCGCGGTTGCGGATGTTGTCGGTGCGGCAGATCGCGGACCGGTTGGATGATCGTTTCCGGTTGTTGACGTCGGGGGCGCGGACGGTGTTGCCGCGGCAGCAGACGTTGCGGGCGGTGGTGGACTGGTCGTGGGAGTTGCTCGACGGGTCGGAGCGGGCGGTGTTGCGGCGGCTGGCGGTGTTCACGGGCGGGTGTGATCTGTCGGCGGCGGAGGCGGTGTGCGCGGACGGTTCCGTGCGCGACGTGCTGGATGTGCTGGGTGCTCTTGTCGACAAGTCGCTCGTGGTCGCGGGGCCGGGGTCCGAGGGTGAGGGGATGCGGTTCCGTCTCCTTGAGACGGTGGCGGAGTACGCGGGGGAGCGGCTGGACGAGGCAGGGGAGCGGGTGGCGGCCGAGCGGCGTCACCTCGCGTACTACCGCGAACTGGCCCGCCGTACCGACCCCGAACTCCGCGGCCCCGGACAGGCGGAGGCCATCGGCCGCCTGGAGCGCGAGCACGGCAACCTGCGGGGCGCCCTGCGGGCCGCCGTGGCGCTCGGCGAGGAGCAGGAGGCGCTCTGCCTCGTCCACTCCCTGAGCTGGTTCTGGCAGCTGCGGAACCACCAGTCGGACGCCCGGACGTGGGGGGCCGAGGCCGCCCGGCTCGGACCCGACCCCTTCGAGGTGCCCGTCCGTCCCGCCGAACCGTTCGACGGCCGCTGCGTCGACGTACCGCCGCCGTGGACCGGTGAACGTCTGTGGGAGGCCCGCCGCGGAGGCAGGCTCTACGCCCTCGCGACCGAGGGGGGCGAGGGCGCGACCGTCCTCGAACGGCCCGAGACCCGCGCCCGGCTCACGGCCCTCGTCGCCGCCTACCGCCCGGGCCTCCCGCAGACCTGCCGTCAGCCGGGGACCATGTGGTACTTCGCCCGCCTGATGACGGGGGAGCTGGCGGGCCTGGACGAGACGCTGACGCTGACCGTCTCCGCCTGCCGGGACCACGCCACCGGCTGGGACCTCGCCTTCGCCCTCCTCATGCGGGGCAAGCTCCTCGGCCACGGACCCGGGGACGCCGACGAGGCACTCGCGCTCTTCGAGGCCGCCGGGGACTCCTGGGGCATCGCGGAGTCCCTCTCGGCCAGGGGCGAGGCGTACGAGCGCGCGGGCCGGCTCCCCGAGGCCGCCGCAGACTTCGAGCGGGCCACCCACGCCGCCGCCCGGGTGGGCGCGCGCTCCCAGGTTCCCGTCTTCACGGCGCGCCTGGCGGCCGTACGGCTCCGGCTCTGCCCTGAGGGCGACGAGGCCGCCGAACGGCTCCTCGCCGACGCCGCCGACGCGGCGGGGGAGTGGGGCGCCGAGGCCGCGGGCACCGGCCGGCTGCTCCTCGCCCAGCACTACGGCCACACCGACCGGGTGGTCCTGGCCCGAGCCCAGCTCGCACGGCTGGAGGACGAGTTCGGGGCGCACACCCCGGCGCTCTTCTGGGGCCTCGTCGGCGGGACGTGGGCGTGGCTCGACTGCCTGGACGGCGCCCACGACCGGGCGCTGGAACGCCTGGCCCGCGCGGTCGCCGACCTGGAGACCCTCGCCCACCTGGTCGCGCCCTACCTCGTCGTCGCCCAGTTCGCGACGGCCGCCTGGGCCCGGGGCGGACGTGCCGCCCCGGGCGACGCCGAGACCGGCGCCGGACTCCTCGGGGCGTACGACACCCACGTCGGCCCCCGGACCGGCGGCGGCTTCCGCCCCTTCGCCCCGCAGACGGAGGCCGCGATCCGCACCCGCGCCGAGGAGACGCTCCGCGCGGCCCTCGCCCCGGAGGCGTACACCCGTTCCTACGAGGAGGGCGCCGGGCTCTCCCTCGAAGCCGCCGCGACGCTCGTCCGCCGACCGAAGGAGAGCCGGGACGACTGA
- a CDS encoding SpoIIE family protein phosphatase yields MTDDDRRTRNGEIGPAERLAMNRTGSFDWDLDTGTIDVDESGLLVFGLAPDAYDGRPATLVARLAPEERTRLEDIVREAVKSGSVSYTAHFPIPQAEGAPHWTHVQARILRRPDGRAQRIVGVVRDTTAEVTHTAFVLELEKRREVQTTIVERTTNALSRAVTVDDVTAALTGPGGLARLGAEGLALGLVENGSLNMIALSGESLDVLNGFRTRRLERGLPLAEAVLTGRPRFVSSFQSLGQDFPELAPYLSRLRFRSACYLPLVAQARSLGGMALFYRGHSSFNADERNLALGLAAIVAQSLQRAILFDEERELATGLQATMLPRRIPEITGGEIAVRYHAAWSGRQVGGDWYDVIPLPRDRVGIVVGDVQGHDTHAAAIMGQLRIALRAYAGEGHAPSTVLARASRFLAELDTNRFATCTYAQVDLASGTLRAVRAGHLGPLIRHTDGRVGQPNLQGGLPLGLATVFGNEEFPETRLDLVPGETLVLCTDGLVEQPGSDIEAGLTALSEAISSGPPQAEALADHLSEQLWERWGSGDDVALLVLRRSPDPGTPRAPRIHQYIHQADPQGLSDARAAVGQALRDWGLPELADDAELLTGELLVNVLLHTEGGAVLTLEVLPEPVRRVRLSVQDRSSAWPRRRTPGEAATSGRGLLLLDALSSRWGVEPRGEGKAVWCEIEPTPMTADSAPGGG; encoded by the coding sequence ATGACCGATGACGACCGCCGTACGCGCAATGGCGAGATCGGGCCCGCAGAGCGGCTCGCCATGAACCGCACCGGCAGCTTCGACTGGGATCTCGACACCGGAACGATCGATGTCGACGAGTCCGGGCTGCTGGTCTTCGGGCTGGCCCCGGACGCCTATGACGGGCGTCCGGCGACCCTCGTCGCCCGTCTGGCCCCCGAGGAGCGGACCCGTCTCGAGGACATCGTCCGGGAGGCGGTGAAGAGCGGCTCGGTGTCGTACACCGCGCACTTCCCGATTCCGCAGGCCGAGGGCGCACCCCACTGGACACACGTGCAGGCCCGGATCCTGCGCAGGCCGGACGGCAGGGCCCAGCGGATCGTGGGGGTCGTGCGCGACACGACCGCCGAGGTCACGCACACCGCTTTCGTGCTGGAGCTGGAGAAGCGGCGCGAGGTGCAGACGACCATCGTCGAGCGGACCACGAACGCGCTGTCGCGCGCGGTGACGGTGGACGACGTGACCGCCGCCCTGACCGGGCCCGGCGGGCTCGCCCGGCTCGGCGCGGAGGGGCTCGCGCTCGGCCTCGTCGAGAACGGCTCGCTCAACATGATCGCGCTCAGCGGCGAGTCCCTCGACGTCCTGAACGGCTTCCGCACCCGGCGGCTCGAACGGGGGCTGCCGCTGGCCGAGGCGGTCCTGACCGGCCGGCCGCGGTTCGTCTCCTCGTTCCAGTCGCTCGGACAGGACTTCCCCGAGCTGGCTCCGTACCTCTCGCGGCTACGGTTCCGGTCCGCCTGTTACCTGCCCCTGGTGGCGCAGGCCCGGTCGCTGGGCGGCATGGCGCTGTTCTACAGGGGCCATTCGTCCTTCAACGCCGACGAGCGGAACCTGGCGCTCGGTCTCGCGGCGATCGTCGCCCAGTCGCTCCAGCGGGCCATCCTCTTCGACGAGGAACGGGAGCTCGCCACCGGGCTGCAGGCGACGATGCTGCCGCGCCGGATCCCGGAGATCACCGGGGGCGAGATCGCCGTCCGCTACCACGCGGCGTGGAGCGGACGGCAGGTCGGCGGCGACTGGTACGACGTCATCCCGCTGCCCCGCGACCGGGTCGGGATCGTCGTCGGCGACGTCCAGGGCCACGACACGCACGCGGCCGCCATCATGGGGCAGTTGCGCATCGCGCTGCGGGCGTACGCGGGTGAGGGGCACGCCCCGTCGACGGTCCTCGCCCGGGCCTCGCGCTTCCTCGCCGAACTGGACACCAACCGCTTCGCGACCTGCACCTACGCGCAGGTGGACCTGGCGAGCGGCACGCTGCGCGCCGTACGGGCCGGGCATCTCGGGCCGCTGATCCGGCACACCGACGGCCGGGTGGGGCAGCCCAACCTGCAGGGCGGGCTTCCGCTCGGTCTGGCGACCGTGTTCGGGAACGAGGAGTTCCCGGAGACGCGGCTCGACCTCGTGCCCGGTGAGACGCTGGTGCTCTGCACGGACGGGCTCGTGGAGCAGCCCGGCTCCGACATCGAGGCGGGTCTCACGGCGCTCTCCGAGGCGATCAGCAGCGGCCCCCCGCAGGCCGAGGCGCTCGCCGACCACCTCTCCGAGCAGCTCTGGGAGCGATGGGGTTCGGGCGACGACGTGGCCCTGCTCGTGCTGCGGCGCAGCCCCGACCCGGGCACGCCGCGGGCTCCGCGCATCCACCAGTACATCCACCAGGCCGACCCGCAGGGGCTCTCGGACGCGCGGGCGGCCGTCGGGCAGGCGCTGCGGGACTGGGGTCTTCCGGAACTGGCCGACGACGCCGAGCTGTTGACGGGCGAGCTGCTGGTGAACGTGCTGCTGCACACCGAGGGCGGCGCGGTACTGACCCTGGAGGTGCTGCCCGAGCCCGTGCGGCGGGTACGGCTTTCGGTGCAGGACCGGTCGAGCGCCTGGCCCCGGCGGCGTACCCCCGGCGAGGCGGCCACCTCGGGGCGCGGACTGCTGCTGCTCGACGCGCTGTCGTCCCGGTGGGGCGTCGAGCCGCGCGGCGAGGGCAAGGCCGTGTGGTGCGAGATCGAACCCACCCCGATGACGGCGGACTCCGCGCCGGGCGGCGGGTGA
- a CDS encoding PHP domain-containing protein — translation MDPVAALNRIAFLLERAQAPGYRARAFRTASAVVADLPEGEAARRAAAGTLEAVKGLGPKTAAVVREALEGRVPEYLARLEAELEESLRTSAPADGAGAALRAALRGDCHLHSDWSDGGATIEAMGRAAAGLGHEWAVLTDHSPRLTVARGLSPERLREQLDVVRRLNEEWAPFRLLTGIECDILEDGSLDQEPELLDRLDVVVASVHSKLRMDAPAMTRRLERAVRDPLVDVLGHCTGRLVAGGRLRPASEFDAERVFAACAAAGTAVEINSRPERLDPPRELLRRVVEAGAYVAIDTDAHAPGQLEWQILGCARAEECGVPEERVVNTWSAERLLEWTRG, via the coding sequence ATGGATCCCGTGGCCGCCCTGAACCGGATCGCGTTCCTGCTGGAGCGGGCACAGGCGCCGGGGTACCGGGCGCGGGCGTTCCGCACGGCCTCCGCCGTGGTCGCGGACCTGCCGGAGGGCGAGGCGGCCCGGCGTGCGGCGGCCGGGACCCTGGAGGCGGTGAAGGGGCTCGGACCGAAGACGGCGGCGGTGGTGCGCGAGGCCCTGGAGGGCCGGGTGCCGGAGTACCTGGCCCGCCTCGAAGCGGAGCTCGAGGAGTCTCTACGGACCTCGGCGCCCGCGGACGGCGCCGGCGCGGCGCTCCGGGCGGCCCTGCGCGGCGACTGCCACCTCCACTCGGACTGGTCCGACGGCGGCGCCACGATCGAGGCCATGGGCCGTGCGGCGGCGGGGCTCGGGCACGAGTGGGCCGTCCTGACGGACCACTCGCCCCGGCTCACGGTGGCGCGAGGGCTCTCGCCGGAGCGGCTGCGCGAGCAACTGGACGTGGTGCGGCGGCTGAACGAGGAGTGGGCACCCTTCCGGCTGCTCACCGGGATCGAGTGCGACATCCTGGAGGACGGCTCGCTCGACCAGGAGCCCGAACTGCTCGACCGGCTCGACGTGGTGGTCGCCTCGGTGCACTCGAAGCTGCGGATGGACGCGCCGGCGATGACCCGCCGGCTCGAACGGGCCGTCCGTGACCCGCTGGTGGACGTGCTCGGACACTGCACGGGACGGCTGGTGGCGGGCGGGCGGCTGCGGCCCGCGTCGGAGTTCGACGCGGAGAGGGTCTTCGCGGCCTGCGCCGCGGCGGGGACGGCGGTGGAGATCAACAGCCGCCCGGAGCGCCTCGATCCGCCGCGCGAGCTGTTGCGGAGGGTGGTGGAGGCGGGGGCGTACGTCGCGATCGACACGGACGCGCACGCGCCGGGGCAGCTGGAGTGGCAGATCCTCGGCTGCGCACGGGCCGAGGAGTGCGGCGTACCGGAGGAGCGGGTGGTCAACACCTGGTCGGCGGAGCGGCTGTTGGAGTGGACGCGGGGCTGA
- a CDS encoding NADP-dependent succinic semialdehyde dehydrogenase — translation MGIATVNPATGETLRTYEAHGPDEVERRIAAAHEAYRQYRTTTFAERSRLMRAAATLLDEDGEDIARTMTVEMGKPIAAARAEAAKCAKAMRWYARNAEELLADEHPAESDVQDSGADLARVHYRPLGPILAVMPWNFPLWQVIRFAAPALMAGNTGLLKHASNVPRTALYLGDLFRRAGYPDGCFQTLLIGSRDVEAVLRDPRVVAATLTGSEPAGRAVAAVAGDEVKKTVLELGGSDPFIVMPSADIVRAVKTAVTARVQNNGQSCIAAKRFIVHHDVYDDFVERFTAAMNALTVGDPLDESTDVGPLATEQGRADLEVLVDDAVGKGATVLCGGRRPEADGLRHGWYYRPTVITGITPAMRIHLEETFGPVATVYPVSDIEEAVTVANDSPFGLSSNVWTRKDEDIAFFVRDLEAGGVFVNGMTASHPALPFGGIKRSGYGRELAGHGIREFCNATTVWQRA, via the coding sequence ATGGGCATCGCCACGGTGAACCCCGCGACGGGCGAGACGCTGCGCACCTACGAGGCCCACGGGCCCGACGAGGTGGAGCGGCGCATCGCCGCCGCGCACGAGGCGTACCGCCAGTACCGCACCACGACCTTCGCCGAGCGCTCCCGCCTGATGCGGGCCGCCGCCACCCTCCTCGACGAGGACGGCGAGGACATCGCCCGCACCATGACGGTCGAGATGGGCAAGCCGATCGCCGCCGCCCGCGCCGAGGCCGCCAAGTGCGCCAAGGCCATGCGCTGGTACGCCCGGAACGCCGAGGAGCTGCTCGCCGACGAGCATCCCGCCGAGAGCGACGTCCAGGACTCCGGCGCGGACCTGGCCCGCGTCCACTACCGGCCCCTCGGCCCGATCCTCGCCGTCATGCCGTGGAACTTCCCGCTCTGGCAGGTGATCCGCTTCGCCGCGCCCGCGCTGATGGCGGGCAACACCGGCCTCCTCAAGCACGCCTCGAACGTGCCGAGGACCGCGCTGTACCTCGGAGACCTGTTCCGGCGCGCCGGTTACCCGGACGGCTGTTTCCAGACGCTGCTCATCGGCTCCCGCGACGTCGAGGCCGTCCTGCGGGACCCCCGCGTCGTGGCCGCCACCCTCACGGGCAGCGAGCCCGCCGGCCGGGCCGTCGCCGCCGTCGCGGGCGACGAGGTCAAGAAGACCGTCCTGGAGCTGGGCGGCAGTGACCCGTTCATCGTCATGCCGTCCGCCGACATCGTGCGGGCGGTGAAGACCGCCGTCACGGCGCGCGTGCAGAACAACGGCCAGTCGTGCATCGCCGCCAAGCGGTTCATCGTCCACCATGACGTGTACGACGACTTCGTCGAGCGCTTCACCGCCGCCATGAACGCCCTCACCGTGGGCGACCCCCTCGACGAGTCCACCGACGTCGGGCCCCTTGCCACCGAGCAGGGCCGCGCCGACCTGGAGGTCCTCGTCGACGACGCCGTAGGCAAGGGCGCGACCGTCCTCTGCGGCGGCCGCCGCCCCGAGGCGGACGGACTCCGGCACGGCTGGTACTACCGGCCGACCGTGATCACCGGGATCACCCCCGCGATGCGGATCCACCTGGAGGAGACGTTCGGCCCGGTCGCCACCGTCTACCCGGTCAGTGACATCGAGGAGGCCGTGACCGTCGCCAACGACTCCCCGTTCGGACTCAGTTCGAACGTCTGGACCCGCAAGGACGAGGACATCGCCTTCTTCGTCCGTGACCTGGAGGCCGGCGGGGTCTTCGTCAACGGCATGACGGCCTCGCACCCCGCGCTCCCCTTCGGCGGGATCAAGCGCTCCGGCTACGGCCGCGAGCTCGCCGGCCACGGCATCCGCGAGTTCTGCAACGCGACCACGGTCTGGCAACGCGCCTGA
- a CDS encoding ThuA domain-containing protein, which translates to MPTTDVLIYTRTAGYRHDSIPAGAAALAGIAHEQGWKAEVTDDPGAFTPGRLAVCAAVVLLSTTGTVLTPEGRAAFEAYLRGGGALLVVHAAANAEPDWPFYGELLGTRFDGHPEIQPGTVLVEDPDHPATAPLPGRWAWTDEWYNFTANPRGTGVRVLARADESSYRGGTLGDDHPLVWCREVDRGRVFFTALGHSSEAYDAPVFRAHLSGALAWLTA; encoded by the coding sequence GTGCCCACCACCGACGTGCTGATCTACACCCGCACCGCCGGGTACCGCCACGACTCGATCCCCGCCGGGGCCGCCGCCCTCGCAGGGATCGCCCACGAGCAGGGATGGAAGGCCGAGGTCACCGACGACCCGGGGGCCTTCACCCCCGGGCGGCTCGCCGTGTGTGCCGCCGTCGTGCTGCTCTCCACCACCGGCACCGTCCTCACGCCCGAGGGGCGCGCCGCCTTCGAGGCGTACCTCCGGGGCGGCGGCGCGCTCCTCGTCGTCCACGCCGCGGCCAACGCCGAGCCGGACTGGCCCTTCTACGGAGAGCTCCTCGGCACCCGCTTCGACGGTCATCCGGAGATCCAGCCGGGCACCGTGCTCGTCGAGGACCCCGACCACCCGGCGACGGCTCCGCTCCCGGGCCGCTGGGCCTGGACCGACGAGTGGTACAACTTCACGGCCAACCCGCGAGGGACGGGCGTACGGGTCCTCGCGCGGGCCGACGAGTCCTCGTACCGCGGCGGCACACTCGGCGACGACCATCCGCTGGTCTGGTGCCGGGAGGTGGACCGGGGGCGCGTCTTCTTCACCGCGCTCGGGCACTCCTCGGAGGCGTACGACGCCCCGGTCTTCCGCGCACACCTCTCCGGCGCGCTGGCCTGGCTCACCGCCTGA
- a CDS encoding DUF3626 domain-containing protein, whose product MTPLHEHARRALAHVTERSTGDPLTPDLRVTLNFHPHFLDRLAVDGVYRSQFTTGTSNGGLTARPGGDRLRWESRIFGGAYDAAPAHARPVYGALDFRRRPFGAAPRFGSAHLRLTAAALERASFCYPDSFLEPADFGVASRMRLIALAEADGKDPLDDYVEAQIHGPVVIGRDVEALVLDPSHRGTEVEAAARRLPCAVEWHGGFRLSVEELRRHPGFRGPEYVELGARIAVDGALDPRVVQEAAGSGEHDLQDVKKVWHYLARFGAPAR is encoded by the coding sequence ATGACGCCCCTCCACGAGCACGCCCGCCGGGCCCTCGCCCATGTCACCGAGCGTTCCACGGGCGATCCGCTCACCCCCGACCTGCGGGTCACACTCAACTTCCACCCGCACTTCCTCGACCGGCTCGCGGTCGACGGCGTCTACCGCTCCCAGTTCACCACCGGCACCAGCAACGGCGGGCTCACCGCCCGGCCCGGCGGGGACCGCCTGCGCTGGGAGAGCCGGATCTTCGGCGGGGCGTACGACGCGGCGCCGGCACACGCGCGGCCGGTCTACGGCGCCCTGGACTTCCGCCGCCGGCCCTTCGGCGCCGCCCCCCGCTTCGGCTCGGCCCATCTGCGGCTGACGGCGGCCGCCCTGGAGCGGGCGTCCTTCTGCTATCCGGACAGCTTCCTTGAGCCCGCGGACTTCGGCGTCGCCTCCCGGATGCGCCTGATCGCCCTCGCCGAGGCCGACGGAAAAGACCCCCTCGACGACTACGTCGAGGCCCAGATCCACGGCCCCGTGGTGATCGGGCGCGACGTGGAGGCACTGGTCCTGGACCCGAGCCACCGGGGCACGGAGGTCGAGGCGGCGGCCCGACGGCTGCCATGCGCCGTCGAGTGGCACGGCGGGTTCCGGCTCTCCGTCGAGGAGTTGCGACGGCATCCCGGATTCCGGGGCCCGGAGTACGTCGAACTGGGCGCCCGGATCGCCGTCGACGGGGCCCTCGACCCCCGGGTCGTCCAGGAGGCGGCCGGGTCCGGGGAGCACGACCTCCAGGACGTGAAGAAGGTCTGGCACTACCTGGCCCGGTTCGGGGCGCCGGCCCGCTGA
- a CDS encoding class II aldolase/adducin family protein, with product MSTVPPALAAAVGPLPDGVVLPLPPTFDTVEEERRHRKEQLAAGFRIFGRFGFSEGVAGHITVRDPGDPNAFWVNPFGMSFSQIKASDLILVDHEGTVLEGRRPVNRAAFVIHSRVHAARPDAVAAAHSHSLHGKAFSSLGIPLDPITQDACAFFEDHGIYDDYRGVVNETEEGERVAKALGGHKAVILKNHGLLTVGHSVAEAVWWFVTMERSCQAQLLAMAAGTPQLIDRETALLTRGQVGGHLAGWFQARPLWDQITASDPDLFD from the coding sequence ATGAGCACCGTGCCGCCCGCGCTCGCCGCCGCCGTCGGGCCGTTGCCCGACGGGGTCGTCCTGCCGTTGCCGCCCACCTTCGACACCGTCGAGGAGGAGCGTCGTCACCGGAAGGAACAGCTCGCCGCCGGCTTCCGGATCTTCGGCCGGTTCGGGTTCTCCGAGGGGGTCGCGGGGCACATCACGGTCCGCGACCCCGGCGACCCGAACGCCTTCTGGGTCAACCCCTTCGGGATGAGCTTCAGCCAGATCAAGGCCTCCGACCTGATCCTGGTGGACCACGAGGGGACCGTCCTCGAAGGGCGCAGGCCCGTGAACCGGGCCGCCTTCGTCATCCACTCGCGCGTCCACGCCGCCCGGCCCGACGCGGTCGCCGCAGCGCACTCGCACTCCCTGCACGGCAAGGCGTTCTCCAGCCTCGGCATCCCGCTCGACCCGATCACTCAGGACGCCTGCGCCTTCTTCGAGGACCACGGGATCTACGACGACTACCGGGGCGTCGTGAACGAGACCGAGGAGGGCGAGCGGGTCGCCAAGGCCCTGGGCGGGCACAAGGCCGTCATCCTCAAGAACCACGGGCTCCTGACGGTCGGTCACTCCGTCGCCGAGGCCGTGTGGTGGTTCGTCACGATGGAGCGGTCCTGCCAGGCGCAGCTCCTCGCGATGGCCGCGGGCACCCCGCAGCTGATCGACCGGGAGACGGCCCTCCTCACCCGCGGCCAGGTCGGAGGCCACCTCGCGGGCTGGTTCCAGGCGCGCCCCCTGTGGGATCAGATCACCGCGTCCGACCCCGACCTCTTCGACTGA
- a CDS encoding TetR/AcrR family transcriptional regulator, translating to MPKGVTRRRPRTRAALLKAALETFAEHGFHASTIEQICERAGYTRGAYYSNFAGKEELFLALFDEHSERTVRRLAEAIDALTAEEYTLTRLAELAARIEPDERDWYLVTTEFTLHAIRDPQAAWVLARHDERLRAEIARGLTHVLRRAGRELTVDADRFARLIVALREGGLAQSYVEPAALPLGSLEREFLAPLLEVSTRELPDAEGQSKRSGSDAVI from the coding sequence GTGCCGAAAGGTGTCACCAGGCGACGGCCCCGCACCCGCGCGGCGCTCCTGAAAGCCGCGCTGGAGACGTTCGCCGAGCACGGTTTCCACGCGTCGACGATCGAGCAGATCTGTGAGCGCGCGGGGTACACGCGGGGCGCGTACTACTCGAACTTCGCCGGCAAGGAGGAGCTCTTCCTCGCCCTCTTCGACGAACACAGCGAGCGAACCGTGCGGCGGCTCGCCGAGGCGATCGACGCGCTGACGGCCGAGGAGTACACGCTGACGCGGCTCGCGGAGCTCGCCGCCCGCATCGAGCCCGACGAGCGGGACTGGTACCTGGTCACCACCGAGTTCACCCTGCACGCGATCCGCGACCCGCAGGCCGCCTGGGTACTGGCCCGCCACGACGAGCGGCTGCGCGCCGAGATCGCCCGCGGCCTCACGCACGTCCTGCGCAGAGCCGGGCGTGAACTGACGGTGGACGCCGACCGGTTCGCCCGGCTCATCGTCGCCCTGCGCGAGGGCGGGCTGGCGCAGAGCTACGTCGAACCGGCGGCGCTGCCGCTCGGGAGCCTCGAACGGGAGTTCCTGGCCCCGCTCCTGGAGGTGTCGACCCGGGAACTCCCCGATGCCGAGGGTCAGTCGAAGAGGTCGGGGTCGGACGCGGTGATCTGA